Sequence from the Rhizobium sp. TH2 genome:
CATCGACTCATCCGATAAAGTTTACGTGAAGCTCTGGTTTTCGAATTCGCGAATGCAGGAAAATCAATACCATAGGCGAGCATTGAGCAGTTTTTACGCAGATGAAAATAGTGTCAATTATTTCATCACTTGTGTTGACTTTTCCGCAGTGCAGCAGTAGCTTTTTCTTACAGTCTTTACCGGCTGTAAATGCCCTCCTTGGGTGTTTCCTCCCTAGACTTGACCGCGCTTTTGAGCGCGGTTCTTTTTTGGGACCACACAAGCTCCACCACATTTCCATATTCAGATAGAGCGCCTTATTCGGCCGCCAACGACATGTCGCCGCCGCTGGCGCCGACTTCCGCCGCAAAGTCCACGAGAAACTGCTCGATGGACCGGGCGACCTTGGCGAAATCGGGCTTCTTCCTGAGCGTCGATTCATCGATATAGAGGCCGCGATTAACCTCGATCTGCAGCGCATGCAGGCCGCGCGCGGGACGCCCGTAATGCTCGGTGATGAAGCCCCCGGCATAAGGCTTGTTGCGCACCGCAGCAAAACCCTGGTCTTCCAGCAGCTTGAGCGCCAGCCTGGAGAGGTCCGACGACGCCGACGTGCCGTAGCGATCGCCGATGATGAAATCGGGCCTGATCCCGCTGCCCGAGATGCGGATATTGCCCGGCATGGAATGGCAGTCGATCAGCACGGCGCGGCCGAAACGCGCATGCGTGCGGGCGATCAGCCGCCTCAGCGCCGCGTGATAGGGCTTGTAGATGTGCTCGACGCGGAGCAGCGCCTCCTCCACCGGCATTTTCGTGCGGTAGATTTCCATATTCTCGCCGACGATGCGCGGCACGGTGCCGAGACCGCCGGCGACCCGCACCGAAGCGATATTGGCATAGGGCGGCAGGCGCCCCTCGAACATGGTGGGATCGAGCTCGTAGGGCTCGCGGTTCACATCGACATAGGCGCGTGGGAAATTCGCCGCCAGCATAGGCGCGCCGTGGCGGACGCCCGAGAAAAACAGTTCATCGACGAAATGATCTTCCGACCGGCGGATACCGATCTGGTCAAGGCGGGAACTCTCGATGAATTCCCTGGGATAGATGCGGCCTGAATGGGGGGAATTAAGAATGAAGGGCAGCTGTTGATGCTCCGGCTCCCAGATTTCGAACAGTTCCCCCTCCCTGAAATCCCAGATCATTCGGCTCCATCTCATAACACGGCAAATTAGATGATTTGCGCATGTTGCCAGCAGCCTGCCATCAAGTCCATACTATTGAGGGTTAAAACACTGTAACGTTGGGGTGATCGGGGTAAATATCGGTTCTGTTCACTGGATTTTTACCGCAGGCACGTTAACTTTCGCTCCATTGCGCTTACATACCGCTCATAGACAGCAACGGACACCACATGAGTCAGAAAATTCTTCTCGCCGAAGACGATAACGATATGCGCCGCTTTCTGGTGAAAGCGCTGGAGAAAGCGGGCTACCGCGTCATCTCCTACGACAATGGCGCAAGCGCCTATGACCGTCTGCGCGAAGAGCCCTTCTCGCTGCTTCTGACCGACATCGTCATGCCGGAGATGGACGGAATAGAGCTGGCGCGGCGTGCCACCGAACTCGACCCGGATCTCAAGGTCATGTTCATCACCGGCTTCGCGGCCGTGGCGCTGAACCCCGATTCGAACGCGCCGAAGGATGCCAAGGTGCTTTCCAAGCCCTTCCATCTGCGCGAACTGGTCGACGAAGTGAACAAGATGCTGACCGCCGCCTGAGGCGACGGCACCCGCATGAAGAAATCACCAAACCGCGCCAAAAACCCTATTGACCTGCCAACGGTTTTTTGGTCTATGCGCGTCGATCGGATGGGCGTGTAGCTCAGCGGGAGAGCACTACGTTGACATCGTAGGGGTCACAGGTTCAATCCCTGTCACGCCCACCATCCATCAGTTTGATTTAAAGGGCCTTTTGGGAAACCAAGAGGCCTTTTGCGTAGTGGCTCCCGGGTTCAATCAAACTTGGAGTTCAAATATCGAGACTGTTCGCCAGTTTTCTTAGGTACGTCGGTGAGAATCGAGCGTAGATTTTGCGGGTCACATTGACGTCGTCATGACCAAGGAACTGGGCAATCTCTTCCATGTCGTGGCCATCCTCGGCCAGCCAAACAGCAGCGCTGTGCCTGAGAACGTGCGGTGATACGCCGGTCAGCCCTGCCGCCCTCGACGCGCTGCCGAGTCCCTTTTTGATGGATTTGACATTCGTACAGGCGTACTCGATCACATAGTTTGTGATCTTCCTCTTCCCAGCCTTCTCCAGTTCCACCCTTAGCGACTGGTTCATGGGTACCGTTGCTCGACCCTTGCGCCGGGCGCGATCAAAGGGATTGCGGAGCTGGATCATCTCACGCTCGAAATCGACTCGGTCCCAGGTAAGCTCGAGAGCGGCAGTTACGCGGGCACCTGTCGCAATGAGAAGACGGATAGCCAAGACGATATGAGGTGACTTGGCTGCGTCGAGCAGCTTACGAACCTCAACTCGCGTGAGGTGAAAGTCCTTGGGCTCCGGCTTTGAGGGGCGTTCTATCCTCGGCGCTTCAGCAATTAGCTTGTTATCTTTAGCCCAGACGAGCACCGTGCGGAGATGACCCAGCTCGGTGTGAACCGTGCCATCCTGCACGAACTTCTGGACACCAGTCTTGCTGGTGAAATATGCCGTGCTGCGCCTCCGATCGGTATAGGCGCGACATTCCTCAAGAGTGAGTTCCGCCCCTTCCTTTTGGCCAAAGTATGGACCGATTGCCTTCCAGGTGTGGACCATCGTCTCGATGACTGCCTTGCCGGCATTGTCTAGAACATAGCCCTTCCAGAGATGGGCGACGGTAGTGCCTGACGGGCGGCTAAGCTTCGAATATCTAGCCGGGGCAAGCGTTTCCGCTTCTCTCGCGTCGGAAGTTCCGAGCCTATAGCGACGCCTCGCGGGGGCGGCGCCGTTGGGCTGGGGCTCATCCCAAGCGACACAGAACTCTCCATTGAGGCGAGTAAGTCTCCACTCTTGCATTGTTCGTATTCCTCTACCATTGAGCGGCTGATCCTCAGCATCTTTCCGACTCGGAAATAGCGAATTTCACCCATATTACAGATATTTCTAACTTGGCGTGACGAACATCCCCATCTCTCCGCCAGTGTTTCTGCGGAAAACACATCCATCATAGCGACACTCATCTCTCGTTTCGATGAGTCTACATAGGTCCATGGGTCGAGTTCTTCGACTGCAAAAATACGCGAGTAATATATACTCGGCAAGAAGTAGATGCGTAAAAGGCAGCAGAGCGGAAGTTTATGCTGAGCAACAGTCCGCGAATTTCTTTCCGGACGCATTAAGATCGAGTCGTATTTGGTAGAATGCATACCACCCGCACTGGCGGGTGGCGTTGCCGCCTGTGTGGTTTCAAGAGCGCGCCGAAGCACGACAACGCCACGGGTCGATCTCTGGTATTGAGAAATCGATCCTATCTCGATACCCAGATC
This genomic interval carries:
- a CDS encoding N-formylglutamate amidohydrolase — translated: MIWDFREGELFEIWEPEHQQLPFILNSPHSGRIYPREFIESSRLDQIGIRRSEDHFVDELFFSGVRHGAPMLAANFPRAYVDVNREPYELDPTMFEGRLPPYANIASVRVAGGLGTVPRIVGENMEIYRTKMPVEEALLRVEHIYKPYHAALRRLIARTHARFGRAVLIDCHSMPGNIRISGSGIRPDFIIGDRYGTSASSDLSRLALKLLEDQGFAAVRNKPYAGGFITEHYGRPARGLHALQIEVNRGLYIDESTLRKKPDFAKVARSIEQFLVDFAAEVGASGGDMSLAAE
- the cpdR gene encoding cell cycle two-component system response regulator CpdR; the encoded protein is MSQKILLAEDDNDMRRFLVKALEKAGYRVISYDNGASAYDRLREEPFSLLLTDIVMPEMDGIELARRATELDPDLKVMFITGFAAVALNPDSNAPKDAKVLSKPFHLRELVDEVNKMLTAA
- a CDS encoding site-specific integrase; translation: MQEWRLTRLNGEFCVAWDEPQPNGAAPARRRYRLGTSDAREAETLAPARYSKLSRPSGTTVAHLWKGYVLDNAGKAVIETMVHTWKAIGPYFGQKEGAELTLEECRAYTDRRRSTAYFTSKTGVQKFVQDGTVHTELGHLRTVLVWAKDNKLIAEAPRIERPSKPEPKDFHLTRVEVRKLLDAAKSPHIVLAIRLLIATGARVTAALELTWDRVDFEREMIQLRNPFDRARRKGRATVPMNQSLRVELEKAGKRKITNYVIEYACTNVKSIKKGLGSASRAAGLTGVSPHVLRHSAAVWLAEDGHDMEEIAQFLGHDDVNVTRKIYARFSPTYLRKLANSLDI